A part of Cardiocondyla obscurior isolate alpha-2009 linkage group LG23, Cobs3.1, whole genome shotgun sequence genomic DNA contains:
- the LOC139111395 gene encoding uncharacterized protein, with translation MNFRSIGILIFIWLCLVCEIITVNEGTNISRGFLVYRTISATRQSCNCSMAFSCSCCQSVTILYTQKQKDLCVNFTYQRNGLNVDVALGSDIINTRTVTSFKAFQFCVYVPGCFFSTACINILELNKFPRSITACLRLDIYAKKQLWQINYDCISISMELPMMSPNNTMRMTDMSLEETSIAVSTQSSMTESMAKMLSSEIPIIQTSEMNSADISGKPKEVEDITEIFEIYEKSTPIK, from the exons ATGAATTTTCGTAGTATCGGTATTCTCATCTTCATCTGGTTGTGCCTTGTTTGTGAAATAATTACTGTTAACGAAG gtACTAACATATCAAGAGGGTTCTTGGTTTATAGAACAATTTCAGCTACTCGACAATCATGCAATTGCTCGATGGCTTTCTCTTGTTCTTGTTGTCAAAGCGTAACAATCCTTTATActcaaaaacaaaaagatc TGTGCGTTAATTTCACTTATCAGAGGAACGGATTAAATGTGGATGTCGCATTGGGTTCGGATATAATTAACACTAGAACAGTCACGA gtTTCAAGGCGTTTCAGTTCTGTGTTTATGTTCCCGGCTGTTTTTTCTCGACTGCATGTATTAATATcttggaattaaataaatttcccag GTCGATCACAGCTTGTCTTCGTCTTGACATTTATGCCAAAAAACAACTTTGGCAGATCAATTACGATTGTATAAGCATATCAATGGAATTGCCAATGATGTCACCTAATAACACCATGAGAATGACGGATATGTCGTTGGAAGAAACATCTATAGCAGTAAGTACACAATCGTCAATGACAGAATCAATGGCGAAAATGCTATCGAGTGAAATACCGATTATCCAAACGTCGGAAATGAATAGTGCGGATATAAGTGGAAAGCCGAAAGAAGTTGAAGATATCACTgagatttttgaaatttatgaaaaatctaCACCGATTAAATGA
- the LOC139111187 gene encoding uncharacterized protein produces the protein MRTACCLLLITVFAQSCLHVGSKVNESFTTERIVSSELESFSTRSPLQDLEQLKILLKQNSNSSQNGTVTGTRQGPCQCGGGLCGCCSRILYESWNQKACVNVSYDPDEFSFTANILMNDRVLYQRTISGKNPRPFCVPVPRLPIVRACVRFYNIYFQGRNLHMCLNMEGKFQDSTLFKVSLDCFRFGSNGLALLKPEDGGGLGQIELFPEDVEDDNNESEYDDDDDDDDDDDDEYYDEDIL, from the exons ATGAGAACTGCCTGCTGTTTGCTCTTAATCACCGTCTTCGCGCAATCATGCTTGCATGTAGGATCGAAAGTTAACGAGAGTTTTACGACAGAAAGAATCGTGAGCAGTGAACTCGAAAGCTTCTCGACAAGATCGCCTCTACAAGATTtggaacaattaaaaattctgctGAAGCAGAATTCAAATTCTTCGCAAAATGGAACGGTTACTGGAACTAGACAAGGACCTTGTCAGTGTGGCGGCGGTCTCTGCGGGTGTTGTTCAAGAATCTTGTACGAATCATGGAATCAAAAGGCCTGTGTAAACGTGTCGTACGATCCTGATGAGTTTAGCTTTACCGCTAATATCCTGATGAACGACAGAGTTCTATACCAAAGAACTATTTCTG GAAAAAATCCTAGACCGTTCTGTGTCCCCGTTCCGAGGCTGCCGATCGTCAGGGCATGCGttagattttataatatatattttcaaggCAGAAATCTTCATATGTGTCTTAATATGGAAGGAAAATTCCAGGATTCCACTCTGTTTAAG GTCAGTTTAGACTGTTTTAGATTTGGTTCAAACGGATTAGCTCTGTTAAAACCAGAAGATGGAGGTGGTTTAGGCCAAATAGAACTTTTTCCAGAAGATGTAGAAGATGATAACAATGAAAGCGAatacgatgacgatgacgatgatgatgacgatgacgatgatgagTACTACGATgaagatatattataa
- the LOC139111185 gene encoding uncharacterized protein encodes MIMLSKWLFVSLLTLGIQSIFANTHINDYSINNIDVTKFISVFYNANTHMPLKGVLEYVGRGPFPGIGFRGVKCTCQSFTCGCCNGVNITKFNIDHQVCTNFTYYPQDTSVTFKFVVNEKELVTNSLSARNPAPFCVPFYPPFISFCVRFYDVYMWGRNLHACVDLETIVISWPILVLHFDCITIGVDGISWIKP; translated from the exons ATGATCATGTTATCTAAATGGCTTTTCGTATCTCTTCTCACATTAGGAATCCAGAGCATTTTTGCGAATACACATATCAACGATTACAGCATTAATAATATTg atgtaACCAAATTCATTtcagtattttataatgcaaataCGCACATGCCATTAAAGGGCGTATTAGAGTATGTCGGTCGTGGTCCTTTTCCTGGAATTGGTTTCCGTGGTGTAAAATGCACCTGCCAAAGTTTCACTTGTGGTTGTTGCAACGGCGTTAACATAACTAAATTCAACATTGACCATCAGGTCTGCACTAATTTCACTTATTATCCCCAAGATACTTCCGTCACATTCAAATTTGTAGTGAACGAAAAAGAACTTGTTACAAATTCTCTGTCTG cTAGAAATCCAGCACCGTTCTGTGTGCCTTTCTATCCTCCCTTCATATCCTTCTGCGTACGTTTCTACGACGTTTATATGTGGGGCAGAAATTTGCATGCTTGCGTTGATCTTGAGACAATTGTGATATCGTGGCCGATTTTGGTTTTACACTTTGATTGCATAACGATTGGCGTAGATGGAATTTCTTGGATAAAACcataa
- the LOC139111186 gene encoding aspartic and glutamic acid-rich protein-like — MVLLSEQSERMRLSTIFELLLILLLVAFAAYGRVIERNEAVHRVARATNNVKQSDIDLSTMSLKQAADSVNRYCTCNENICNCCRDFHIPLVQLKGPGCASLQYLQGDNLAVQLSFGDNILTSTIVNGKSPKPVCVPLPGGFTRFCGRVYSIQRDAKNHFKACLGLELQSPTELEATLRVSCFRFGPDGLKLRPAEPLPVVETEVTSEDDDDDDFFGLTDDDDDDEDDERPITNTVSDASGVDEAPELDDDEDDDDDDPLGFSALLDIFTGDDDVSSRPQATTAPPLLEFTIPILPRPTTPASLEDHELPTLSDNDQDNNYDDHDNTQEPFKAEEEEEEQEENTDSGLTVSNTEDNTDENKEEITESSNKIMYIARPDKNPTANKVKKGVIGDKKKPTVTSTSVNAIHDPDQKPGKKPIKNEDDDDDILGDDDDLEDDEDDEVLDVDDDDKDDEEEDDEDEYKLDDEKHDDDDEDEKAEDLADLDDDSDEEEDAMLSALIGTGKSKKSKENIKTNQTNVHKHDDEDYGLGFLARKRPSSENYQSNITRL; from the exons ATGGTATTGTTATCAGAACAGAGCGAAAGGATGCGATTGTCAACGATTTTCGAGCTATTGCTGATCCTTTTGTTGGTGGCTTTTGCAGCTTATGGTCGAGTAATtg AACGCAATGAGGCAGTGCATCGAGTGGCTCGTGCCACAAACAATGTGAAGCAAAGTGACATAGATTTGTCGACGATGTCGCTGAAACAAGCCGCCGACAGTGTAAACCGATATTGCACTTGTAACGAGAACATCTGCAATTGCTGCCGGGACTTTCACATACCGCTTGTGCAGTTGAAAGGTCCAG gaTGCGCCTCGCTGCAGTATCTTCAAGGTGATAACTTGGCTGTTCAATTGAGCTTTGGCGACAACATATTAACCAGCACAATTGTAAACG GAAAAAGTCCGAAGCCTGTGTGCGTGCCATTACCAGGTGGTTTTACTAGATTCTGTGGTAGAGTTTATTCCATCCAACGCGATGCGAAAAATCACTTTAAAGCATGCCTCGGTTTAGAACTGCAATCTCCTACCGAGTTGGAAGCTACTCTTCGCGTTAGTTGCTTCAG ATTCGGTCCAGACGGTTTGAAGCTTCGACCGGCTGAGCCGCTTCCAGTTGTTGAAACAGAAGTCACTTCTGAAgatgatgacgacgacgatttTTTTGGGCTTAcggacgacgatgacgatgatgagGACGACGAAAGACCCATTACGAACACAGTTTCCGATGCTTCAGGAGTTGACGAAGCACCGGAATTGGACGATGACGAGgatgatgacgacgacgacccaCTGGGTTTCAGTGCTCTATTGGATATCTTTACTGGTGATGATGACGTTTCCTCAAGGCCTCAAGCCACTACTGCGCCACCATTATTGGAATTTACTATACCGATTCTACCGCGGCCAACGACCCCTGCATCGTTAGAAGATCATGAATTGCCCACGTTGTCTGACAACGATCAAGACAATAATTACGACGATCACGACAACACCCAGGAACCATTTAAagcagaagaagaagaagaagaacaaGAAGAAAATACAGATTCGGGATTAACTGTAAGTAACACCGAAGACAACACTGACGAGAACAAGGAAGAGATTACAGAATcctctaataaaattatgtacattgCAAGACCTGATAAAAATCCAACTGCTAACAAAGTAAAGAAAGGAGTCATCGGAGACAAGAAGAAACCCACGGTTACGTCAACTAGCGTCAATGCTATTCATGACCCCGATCAAAAACCAGGAAAGAAACCTATTAAGAATGAAGATGATGACGACGATATTTTAGGTGATGATGACGATCTCGAGGACGATGAAGACGACGAAGTTCTCGATGTCGATGATGACGATAAAGATGATGAAGAGGAAGATGATGAAGACGAATATAAACTGGACGATGAGAAgcatgatgatgatgatgaagATGAAAAGGCCGAGGATCTTGCCGATTTAGATGATGACAGtgacgaagaagaagacgcCATGCTGAGTGCTCTTATAGGTACTGGGAAAAGTAAGAAGAGTaaagaaaacataaaaacaaatCAGACTAATGTCCACAAGCATGATGACGAAGATTACGGTCTGGGATTTCTTGCTAGAAAAAGGCCTTCTAGTGAAAATTATCAAAGTAACATCACGAGGCTTTAA
- the LOC139111231 gene encoding uncharacterized protein, which yields MAMRATILVLMVTLVVVASAGFLETLLSWDLPEAEARSTTPQSKCLCQTSNCLCCIDLNLTATIDLGGPACVNIRQKEQNVSLNLSYGDNPIHNATIRIANAANKPTCMNLLSDLAQICARFTSVKQSDVGGYDGCMVIEPALLGAPQAMYHIGCFNFNEGIRQVEVSAITETTESADNTDEEDTLNTEELIAAVSASAEQGIALFTQWLGLNLNPKLNLTNKENGLQDHHQVPHNERTTGPSLIDVSSRSARNMADIIQNEKSDERFKQLLSAQDNVLKGSATIGQSHGAETTFVYSKPSDLLFERNTTEEAKRKLEAEAVAPQHRVVVPKESRRGGRAYNIHQHVNEI from the exons ATGGCTATGAGGGCCACGATTTTGGTGCTGATGGTCACCCTGGTGGTCGTCGCGTCCGCTGGATTCCTCG AGACCCTGCTTTCGTGGGACCTGCCGGAGGCCGAAGCGAGATCGACCACCCCGCAGTCCAAGTGCCTGTGTCAGACTTCTAATTGTCTGTGCTGCATCGACTTGAACTTGACAGCCACAATCGATCTAGGCGGTCCAGCTTGCGTAAACATCAGGCAAAAGGAGCAGAATGTCTCGTTAAACTTGAGCTATGGCGATAATCCAATTCATAACGCGACGATAAGGATCG caaacgCTGCCAATAAGCCGACGTGTATGAACTTGTTGTCGGATTTGGCGCAGATCTGTGCGAGATTTACATCTGTGAAGCAATCCGATGTCGGCGGCTACGACGGCTGCATGGTAATCGAACCGGCTTTGTTGGGCGCACCGCAAGCCATGTACCACATAGGATGCTTCAATTTCAATGAGGGTATTCGTCAAGTAGAAGTCTCCGC TATCACGGAGACGACGGAGTCCGCAGACAACACTGACGAAGAAGACACTTTGAATACCGAAGAGCTGATCGCCGCAGTGTCCGCTAGCGCTGAACAGGGTATCGCATTGTTCACTCAATGGCTGGGTCTCAACTTGAATCCGAAGTTGAATCTTACCAATAAGGAGAATGGACTGCAGGATCATCACCAAGTGCCGCACAACGAACGGACAACAGGGCCATCGTTAATCGATGTATCCTCGAGATCGGCCCGGAATATGGCTGATATAATTCAAAACGAAAAGAGCGACGAACGGTTTAAGCAGCTGTTAAGTGCCCAAGACAATGTCTTGAAGGGCTCGGCGACCATCGGACAATCTCACGGCGCGGAGACCACCTTTGTTTATTCCAAACCGAGCGATTTATTGTTCGAGAGAAACACGACCGAAGAAGCTAAGAGGAAGCTCGAAGCGGAGGCCGTGGCACCGCAGCATCGGGTCGTGGTGCCAAAGGAGTCCAGGAGAGGCGGACGCGCGTATAATATTCATCAGCACGTAAACGAGATCTGA
- the LOC139111400 gene encoding protein croquemort isoform X2 → MEIRKKDNITFNHENKTVSYVQRRFWYFDEEKSNGSLSDVITNLDVVGASGVYKIRYWDPDWQKSLSFLLTSTSRRHYYRKTVDELLFTGFSDSLFTMSKIMPMDDVPTFDRFGWFYMRNGSDMDGFLNMETGENDISQLGILRKWNYRDSTRFYKSPCNVIEGSAGEFWPPGRTKDEITLFSPDVCRPLIYEYEGTVSYYGVKGYRYAIDKKTLGNDTRRRYPHELAKFFEPTTTTEDFFAAEHFSETGFTTIADNVSDDRSSEKNSGEYSDDDPDTINIGHCFCGGECTPVGLINITACRFGAPVFISLPHFYKGDPVLLDQVEGLAPNDKEHSFTVTLEPMTGLPLEVKARFQINVLLQSSEIVTPYKNMPKIYMPMFWFELKVQVTEEIASNLSMLLAFPIVMLSVGVMMMVIGVCLIGIIVILHFKKKRRVPPTDTTAEKAIEEAPDKKTEMVYMDKATSGNEDANVRGDRRLYAKLY, encoded by the exons AT ggaaataaggaaaaaagataatatcacGTTTAACCATGAAAACAAAACTGTCAGCTACGTGCAACGACGATTCTGGTACTTCGATGAGGAGAAGAGCAACGGAAGTCTTAGCGACGTTATAACCAATTTGGATGTCGTCGGGGCG tcaGGAGTATATAAAATTCGATATTGGGATCCTGATTGGCAAAAATCTTTATCATTTCTCTTAACTAGTACCAGTCGGCGACATTATTATAGAAAAACGGTAGACGAGCTACTATTCACAGGCTTTTCTGATAGTCTGTTCACTATGAGCAAAATTATGCCTATGGATGACGTTCCGACATTCGACCGTTTCGGCTGGTTCTACATG AGAAACGGCAGTGACATGGACGGGTTCTTGAATATGGAAACGGGCGAGAACGATATAAGCCAGTTGGGAATTTTGAGGAAATGGAATTACAGAGATTCGACAAGGTTCTACAAGAGTCCGTGTAACGTTATCGAAGGCAGCGCAGGTGAATTTTGGCCACCGGGCAGAACGAAGGATGAAATTACTTTATTCAGTCCAGATGTATGTCG TCCGTTAATCTACGAGTACGAGGGTACGGTTTCTTATTATGGCGTCAAGGGTTATCGATATGCCATCGACAAGAAAACTCTTGGGAACGACACGAGACGACGTTATCCTCACGAGCTGGCGAAATTCTTCGAGCCTACCACGACGACCGAGGATTTCTTCGCGGCCGAGCATTTCTCCGAGACGGGATTCACAACGATCGCCGACAATGTTTCCGACGATCGCTCGTCCGAAAAGAATTCAGGCGAGTATTCGGACGACGATCCAGATACCATTAACATAGGCCACTGTTTCTGCGGCGGCGAATGCACGCCGGTGGGTCTAATAAACATAACCGCGTGCCGTTTCGGTGCACCGGTCTTCATCAGTCTACCTCACTTTTACAAAGGCGATCCCGTGCTTCTCGATCAGGTCGAGGGGCTAGCGCCCAACGACAAGGAACACAGCTTCACCGTCACTCTCGAACCC ATGACGGGACTTCCTTTAGAAGTAAAAGCTAGATTTCAAATTAACGTTCTCTTGCAATCGTCGGAGATCGTGAC GccttataaaaatatgcctAAAATCTACATGCCGATGTTTTGGTTCGAGCTGAAGGTACAAGTCACCGAGGAAATAGCTTCTAATCTAAGTATGCTATTAGCATTTCCAATTGTGATGCTGAGCGTAGGCGTAATGATGATGGTCATCGGAGTATGTTTAATCGGTATCATAGTAATCCTGCACTTCAAGAAGAAACGACGTGTACCTCCGACC GACACCACGGCGGAAAAAGCAATAGAAGAAGCGCCTGACAAGAAAACGGAAATGGTATATATGGATAAAGCAACGAGCGGCAATGAAGACGCTAACGTCAGAGGTGATCGCCGTTTATACGCGAAGCTTTATTAA